Part of the Lotus japonicus ecotype B-129 chromosome 6, LjGifu_v1.2 genome, gtactctttttccttcactggGATTTAATctcactgggtttttcctaggaaggttttaatgaggcacgtTCTCTGAGTGTGGTCTTTGAGGAGGTTTTAATTGGTGAGGTTTTGGTATTTGTCCTActtatgagagggttgttctcattgTTGCTTCTATTCATTATATTATATCATTTTGCTTTcggaaaaaaaatcacatgaagagtgttggagtgtGTGTTTAAAAGAGCGTGTTGTTAGCCTTCATCCGCACCATATAATCTAGTTTGATCAATATGTCTCAAATATAGTTAGATTACACACAGGTAATTTACACATAGTTGTACTTTTAAACAGATTCCCCTAATATGCACACAAATGCTtttgtgtaaggttacacagCTCCCCTTTCAACACTCTTTCACAGGTTAAGGtaacatttttttcattttaaatttatttattttactttgacTCGAATGTTTTGTTAATTATACTATGGCCCCAAAGTCAACTATGGCCTAATAACTCTAGATTGTCCTCAACCTCTCCGCCTCCTCCATCCTCAGTCGCACACCACCTCTTGAATGACGAGGGGATCCTCCGTCCATCTCCGATGCGGGTTTCACGGGAACCGCTTTGATCTAAGTCACGATCTTCTCCTCCACGTGGGGTTGGGTCACGACGAGCCAGAAGAATCAACCGAGGGCGACAGAGGAGGTGTCCCTTCCAACGAGGATGAAGTTTAGAACAATGTGCTAGAGGACGacgaagacgaagaagagtttTCTGGCAGTGTTGCGTTGAACTTCTTCTTCCCCACCCAGATAGTCGCTCCTTCATCGTCACTGGAAACAAAGAAGAACAAGCGAACCTAATAATGGACTGACCGAAGTGAAATTTGCGAGTTATGGGGCTTCAATGATGAGATTGATGCAATGGATTTTGGAATGGTGGATCGGTATATTATGAAGTTTCTGACCATAAAGATTCACACATTTCGATGAGATTTTGTCTAAACAGAGAATGAAGgtgcttttctttttctaatttgttGGGTAGGGGGATTTGATTAGAAGATTTGTAAAGAGTTGCGATTTTGGTTGTGGTCCTGCTTCATCTTTAGGTGTCCTTATGGGTCTATATCCGCTAGTGCGTAGCTCCGTAACTTTCCCTCTCCCCATCAGTAGCCAGAGCCCGCACTTTTGTGACGGAGGAAGGattggtggtggcggtggtgactGTGGCACAGGAAAAAAAGGTTAAGGAAGGGGGTTGCTGgagaggaggtggaggaagggAGGGTTAGTGATCATGGGGAAGGGATGAGAAGATCTAGTAGTGGTTGTGGTGGAGGGCGATGAGGTTGAGGGGAGGGAGGGTGGTGGAGAGAAGGTGGATGAAGGGAGAGGTGGTGGAAGTATTTGGGAGTGAGGGTTCTAATGTATTTTACCAGAGATTTAGGTCAAACTATAATAATCTTTTTAACTAAAAAAACTAAGTCGGATAAACATTTGATATGTGGACATAAATGACTTGTGCAACCTTACAAAAAAATTGTGAATATTAGGTGAACCTCCTTATCTTTTGCTCCTTTGTACTAAAAATTGCTAGTTACATCATCATTGTTAATGCTAATTTCTCCTATTCTCCCCTAAGCTACAAGCAAAAAAATTTCAACATATGTTGGTACTCGTCGGATATATACAGATTAAAACTTAGGTACTCTTATCTCAGAGTACCAGCTTTCTTTCCTTTAGCCATAATCACATTCATCATCTTCTGACTCTAGCGCTGAAGGTAAAGAATGAAGAATTGAAATGTAGACCTCTTGCCCCAGACTGTGAGTATTTAGAGCTCGAGCAAATTGTCTCATGTGGAGGATAGTTGTATCACATCAGAAGAGTGGAGGCCCCTTACCCTCCcatcctttcttcccttgtaaCAGTGAGACTTTAAACATAGTTCTGCAATCTGATAATCATAACACTAATATCATCGATAGATCCTCGTGATACAGACAAATCTACGAGCTTCTTACAAGCCAGCAATGATTGTTGTCTATTGCTCCCTACACAAAAAGAACGAGCAACATCTAATGCTTCCTGATTACTAACCTGAAACAAGAGTGAGAAAGAAACTAAGTTAGCCAGTTAATAGTTGAGCAATAATGCCATCCTAGAACTTTCAAAAGGAAACTACTACATTGATGTTAGTACAATGAATTGCTTAACTCATGTACCTTTTCCCATAATCCATCTGAAGCTAAGATTAAAAAGTCATGTTGAGGTTCAATTCTTAGAACTCTGGTCTCAGGTTCTGCTATCACCCATTGTTTCAGGTGTCCATCTCCTATTCCTCTAGAAACAGCAAGTGATCCTTGGATTCTCCAAACACCGCGGCATAAATCCACATAGCCACCCTACaaatcaaatttcaaattaagaATAAGAGATTGAGAAAGAGACTACTTACAAATGTTTCAATGATGAAAGACCCGCAGAAGAGAAAATTGCTATCATATTCACATGCTCACCTGAGTCTCAATCCTGTCCTTTTCATCTTCCCTTGAAGGTCGGTGGTCAGATGTTAGGGCCTCCGCAACACCTCCTCTGCTAATGACAGCGCGACAATCGCCGGCATTGGACACGACAAGGTTACCATTCCTGATCAATGCTGTTACACAGCAAGAGCCACCACGAAGATCCTCTTTCAAGAAATCAGAATCTGTGCTGAGGTAACCTTGCTTCACAGCCTCCTCAACATCATTCTCATCTCTCCTAATCACTTCATCCAAGATATTCTTTTCCAAGTTATGTGCTGCGAATTCCGAAGCTTTTGCACCTCCATGCCCATCAAATATGCCAAAGAAAGCCTGTGATGACCACCAAAAGCATTTTACATGTTAGAACTGATTGCAATTGCATCCATTTTCCAAACCCCATTCAACCTTGAATTCACTATAAAATTTCTAAATTTACTTATTTTAGTAATCTATATGTACCACAACTCACAAGTAATGACCAAATCCAAGCAATCACAAGAGGATTTTGCAGCTTCAAATAATTACCACTCAAGCATTGAACTTCAAGGCTTTTTCCACTTATACCCATGATAAGATGTAAGGTGAGAAAATTTGCCTCCTAACTCTGCATAAATTAACTACAACAATGTTCCAAAAGTAGCCATAAAATTCACATGCAGCAACCTATCACAATCATTCATTACTTCAAAAGCTTGAAACTTTTCCGAAAACCCATGTCCTAAACACACACAATTATCCCAATTATGCTAAAATTCCCGAAAGAAAAAAagcgtttttttttaattacctGAGTTGGTTCTCCCTGAAGATCAACAGCAGCAGAGAAACGATCCTCCATATGCCGCCTCATTCCTCTCTTACAGTAAACAGAAAACCCAATTCCCTCAACCTCGACGACATCCCTCGTCGCCGGCgacaccgccgccgccgccggtACGCCGAAGGTGAGAGAACCAATCGGTATGTCAAGCTTGGCCggtctcttcttcttcaacaacGGCGAAGAGGGTGAAGAGCAACACGGCGTCGGAGAAGGTGGCTCGAGAATCGGAAGCGAGAGCATGAGGGGTTCCGGCGCGGAGGTGGAAGAGATGATGGAGGTTTTTCTGTAGAAGCGGTTAGTAGAGAGAGGGAATACAGGGGAACTGGAAACAGCGACGGAGCAAGACATGTTGGAAGTTTGCAATGTAAACGTTGATTTATGGTTCTTCTTGTTCTTAATTCCTAGGATTCAAATTTCAAAGTGTGGTTTGTGtttgtgattttgttttgtgtttgtttctgaTTTTTTGGTGTGAATGGAAATGAAAGGGGAAGAGGGAAATGCGGGTGGTATTTAAAGGAGAGAAGATGTGCCGCGATAATGGGTCAATGGGAGTATTTGGGTGGTGATTAATCTAGTAATAGAGAGAGAAGAGTGGGTTTAATAATGATTAATCCATTTTTTAGTCAAATCTTAATGTTAATACAAGCTTCACACTTTGACCACATCTTTTGGAGCTCTTTTTTAGGGATCAAAATTTTATGTTGTTACTAATAATGTGGAGTATAACTCATAGATAGTTGAACTCTTTAAacatttaatataaaatttaattctTGAGCGGTGCGTATGAAGAAGTATTTGTTGGTAAGACTTATCTCTTAATTAAATGAGAGCCGACTAAAAAATCTCATGTTCTTAAATAACGTCTCATTCACTAATAGGGATGACAACGGGTCAGGTCAGACTCGGGTTTTGCCTTTCCCAAACTCAAACTCTCATTTCAAACCCGTTATAACCCGTCGGGGTTTGGGTTTGCCCAAACCCGTTATAACCTCAAACTCATGTCCTAACCTAACTTGATGCATAGACTTTTATGCAAAACAAAATGGAACTTATATGATTTTGTTGTGAAAAAACTTTTTATATCTTCTTTGCAAACAAATATAGTATCTTGTTCTTCAAATATAATCAAATTGTTAACAAATCAAGTTGTTAACATAGTATATAATAGAGTAATTTGtaatttcatatatattgttcaggttcgggtgcgggtttcaCCAATATCAAACTCAATCATATCAAATTATACCCGTAAAatcgggtcgggttcgggtgggCATACACAGGTTCGGATACCGTTGCCATCCATGTTCTCTAATCTAGTAATAAACTTGTGTTAtatcaattaaaacttacttatataaaattattaggatcatatataattttttattgatatgATATAATTCAGTggttaaaatatgaaataagaCGCCATTTTGAAAATAAAGCAAGTTGATCCTTATTGTGGATGGGTTAAGACTTAAGAATACTGGGTTCCAATTGTTTGGCCGGTTTCTAGAATTTTGGAATCAGTATCACCATGCTGGACTAGTTCTTTTGATTTTTTCACATAATTCCAAAGTTATAATGCTAAGGatgttctattttttttttttagaaagtgaTATGATGTGACTCATAAATGAAACATTTACTATTTCTATTTAGGGTCACTACTTGAACTTCAAATAAAATTCTGAGCAACCTGACAAATATTATACGATCATCTGATTAATATGACTATAATGGTAAGATTAAGAAAGCAAGAATGTGTCGAAAAAGTtctataaaatatgaaaaactcCTTGTCATTAAACATTATCTCTGAGTTATTGAGTACGACGGCATGATATACTAATCTCTATTCTAGAACAGAACTTTTCAAGGTGGTTTGCAAAATTATGCTGCAAATATTAACCGGCATCAAAATCTGAGAACTTGAATGTTGACGGGAACGAAGTCTTTAATTAATTCTACATTTATATAAAAAACATGATAAGAGAATTGAATAccggtaaaaaaaaaagataagaggGTTGAATACCGGTAAAGTCGTGTATAAAGAGTGATACATTTTTATCCTATTCATAGTTCGATGTGTATAAAGCATGATATAATATAAATTCTACTTAAATGACAAAATTACCCCCGTGACACTAAAACAGGATGGTAATGGCAGGGGAGAGTAATGAAGTGGTTACAATGTGGCAGTACCCGTAAGAGGTGTTGATGGCGATAGTTGGGGTGATTCATGGCCGCAACAGTGGAGGTGGAGATTTTCCAGGTGGAAACAACGTCGAGGGTAGTGAGTTGGGGGAGTGGAGAATGCTTGATGATGATGGACATGGAGAATAATGTGAAATGGTGGTGAAGGGT contains:
- the LOC130726097 gene encoding probable protein phosphatase 2C 2 encodes the protein MSCSVAVSSSPVFPLSTNRFYRKTSIISSTSAPEPLMLSLPILEPPSPTPCCSSPSSPLLKKKRPAKLDIPIGSLTFGVPAAAAVSPATRDVVEVEGIGFSVYCKRGMRRHMEDRFSAAVDLQGEPTQAFFGIFDGHGGAKASEFAAHNLEKNILDEVIRRDENDVEEAVKQGYLSTDSDFLKEDLRGGSCCVTALIRNGNLVVSNAGDCRAVISRGGVAEALTSDHRPSREDEKDRIETQGGYVDLCRGVWRIQGSLAVSRGIGDGHLKQWVIAEPETRVLRIEPQHDFLILASDGLWEKVSNQEALDVARSFCVGSNRQQSLLACKKLVDLSVSRGSIDDISVMIIRLQNYV